One segment of Paraburkholderia sp. PREW-6R DNA contains the following:
- a CDS encoding Lrp/AsnC ligand binding domain-containing protein, translated as MSATKFRRAISAATPLAARPGNALQSLDRIDRAILRQLQTDASISNVALAAKVKLSAPACLRRVERLKESGLIRGVVALIDPKAAGAGMLVVIGVVLDRSTPESFAEFEKAAQKVAGCMECHVVTGEFDYFMTIRTRDSESFNRLHAEQLLYLPGVRQIRSFMVLKEILSTTKFPL; from the coding sequence ATGAGCGCAACAAAATTTCGCCGTGCGATAAGTGCGGCGACTCCGCTTGCCGCCCGTCCGGGTAATGCACTGCAATCGCTCGATCGCATCGACCGCGCAATTCTGCGGCAGTTGCAGACCGACGCGTCGATCTCCAACGTCGCCCTGGCGGCGAAAGTGAAGCTCAGCGCGCCGGCTTGCCTGCGTCGCGTAGAGCGTCTCAAGGAGTCGGGCCTGATTCGCGGCGTAGTCGCCCTGATCGACCCGAAGGCCGCAGGCGCGGGCATGCTGGTGGTGATTGGCGTGGTGCTGGACCGCTCCACGCCCGAGTCGTTTGCCGAGTTCGAAAAGGCGGCGCAGAAGGTGGCCGGCTGCATGGAATGTCACGTGGTGACCGGCGAATTCGACTACTTCATGACCATCCGCACGCGCGACAGCGAGAGTTTTAACCGTCTGCACGCGGAGCAACTGCTCTATCTGCCGGGTGTGCGGCAGATCCGGTCGTTCATGGTGCTCAAGGAGATCCTTTCGACCACGAAATTTCCGCTCTGA
- the ahpC gene encoding alkyl hydroperoxide reductase subunit C: protein MPIINSQVKPFKAQAYHNGDFTTVTEESLKGKWSVFVFYPADFTFVCPTELGDLADRYAEFQKLGVEIYSVSTDTHFTHKAWHDTSDTIQKIKYPMIADPTLAISRNFDVLIEEEGLALRGTFVINPEGEIKLCEVHDNGIGRDAGELLRKVQAAQYIAAHPGEVCPAKWTPGAETLSPSLDLIGKI, encoded by the coding sequence ATGCCGATTATCAACAGTCAAGTCAAACCGTTCAAGGCACAGGCTTATCACAACGGCGATTTCACTACCGTCACTGAGGAAAGCCTGAAGGGCAAGTGGTCGGTGTTCGTTTTCTACCCGGCTGACTTTACCTTCGTTTGCCCGACCGAACTGGGTGACCTGGCCGATCGCTACGCGGAATTCCAGAAGCTTGGCGTGGAAATCTACAGCGTGTCGACCGATACGCATTTCACGCACAAGGCCTGGCACGACACGTCGGACACGATCCAGAAGATCAAGTACCCGATGATCGCCGACCCGACGCTCGCGATCTCGCGCAACTTCGACGTGCTGATCGAAGAAGAAGGTCTGGCGCTGCGCGGCACGTTCGTGATCAACCCGGAAGGCGAGATCAAGCTGTGCGAAGTGCACGACAACGGTATCGGCCGTGACGCAGGCGAACTGCTGCGCAAGGTGCAGGCTGCACAATACATCGCGGCTCACCCGGGTGAAGTCTGCCCTGCCAAGTGGACGCCGGGCGCAGAAACGCTGTCGCCGTCGCTGGACCTGATCGGCAAGATCTAA
- a CDS encoding 1-aminocyclopropane-1-carboxylate deaminase has protein sequence MNLQRFPRYPLTFGPTPIQPLKRLSDHLGGHVHLYAKREDCNSGLAFGGNKTRKLEYLIPEALAQGCDTLVSIGGIQSNQTRQVAAVAAHLGMKCVLVQENWVNYSDAVYDRVGNIQMSRILGADVRLVADGFDIGFRKSWEDALESVRAAGGRPYAIPAGCSDHPLGGLGFVGFAEEVRQQEAELGFRFDYVVVCSVTGSTQAGMVVGFAADGRADRVIGIDASAKPAQTREQITRIAQQTAKQVDLGRDIVARDVVLDERFAGPEYGLPNDGTLDAIRLCARLEGVLTDPVYEGKSMHGMIEMVRNGEFPAGSRVLYAHLGGVPALNGYSFIFRNG, from the coding sequence ATGAACCTGCAACGATTCCCTCGCTACCCGCTCACTTTCGGACCCACGCCGATCCAGCCTCTGAAACGGCTCAGCGACCATCTCGGCGGCCACGTCCATCTGTATGCAAAGCGCGAGGACTGCAACAGCGGCCTTGCCTTCGGCGGCAACAAGACCCGCAAGCTCGAATATCTGATTCCTGAAGCGCTCGCACAGGGTTGCGACACGCTGGTGTCCATTGGCGGCATCCAGTCGAACCAGACGCGCCAGGTTGCCGCCGTGGCTGCGCACCTCGGCATGAAATGCGTACTCGTCCAGGAGAACTGGGTCAACTACTCGGACGCTGTCTATGACCGCGTCGGCAATATTCAGATGTCGCGCATTCTCGGCGCGGACGTGCGCCTCGTCGCGGATGGCTTCGACATCGGTTTTCGCAAGAGTTGGGAAGACGCGCTGGAAAGCGTGCGCGCGGCAGGCGGCAGGCCGTATGCGATTCCGGCAGGTTGCTCGGACCATCCACTCGGCGGACTGGGCTTTGTCGGCTTTGCAGAAGAGGTGCGGCAGCAGGAAGCTGAACTCGGCTTCAGATTCGACTACGTGGTGGTGTGTTCCGTAACCGGTAGCACGCAGGCGGGTATGGTGGTCGGATTTGCCGCCGACGGGCGCGCTGATCGCGTGATCGGTATCGACGCCTCTGCGAAACCCGCGCAAACGCGTGAGCAGATAACACGAATCGCCCAGCAGACGGCAAAGCAAGTGGACCTCGGGCGCGATATCGTCGCGCGCGATGTGGTGCTCGACGAGCGCTTCGCCGGTCCGGAATACGGTCTGCCGAACGACGGTACGCTCGATGCGATCCGCTTGTGCGCGCGGCTTGAAGGCGTGCTCACGGATCCCGTTTATGAAGGCAAGTCGATGCACGGGATGATCGAGATGGTGCGCAACGGCGAATTTCCCGCTGGTTCACGGGTACTGTATGCCCATCTCGGTGGCGTGCCGGCGCTCAATGGCTACAGCTTTATTTTCCGCAACGGCTGA
- a CDS encoding LysR family transcriptional regulator, protein MQLDDMRIFVATVDARNFTAAAHRLALSKQFVSRRVMALEETLGVQLLIRNTRKLAVTDLGQEFYERAKRILGEVEDAEQAMSVRRAGLRGLLRVSAPMSFGMTHLSPLVASFLREHGDVRFDMELSDRTVDVIGEGFDMAIRIGTLPDSTLIAQKLVDIRMVACCSPGYLRRRGTPKAPADLARHACLLYGHGGAVSWEFVVDGVVKNVEVNGPLRANNGELIRDAAVAGLGIVRLPDFIVENALKAGQLVPVLEAFLPPAVSVYAVYPQHRQTSLTIRAFVEFLREQLPKKWIA, encoded by the coding sequence ATGCAACTCGACGACATGCGGATTTTTGTCGCAACGGTCGACGCCCGTAACTTCACCGCGGCGGCACATCGGCTCGCGCTCTCGAAGCAGTTCGTCAGCCGCCGCGTGATGGCGCTCGAAGAGACACTTGGTGTGCAACTGCTGATCCGCAACACGCGCAAGCTGGCCGTGACCGACCTCGGGCAGGAATTCTATGAACGAGCGAAGCGCATTCTCGGTGAGGTGGAGGACGCCGAGCAGGCCATGTCGGTTCGGCGCGCCGGGCTACGCGGTCTGCTGCGCGTCAGCGCGCCGATGTCATTCGGCATGACGCACTTATCGCCACTCGTGGCATCGTTCCTGCGCGAGCATGGCGATGTGCGCTTCGATATGGAACTGAGCGACCGTACCGTCGACGTGATCGGCGAAGGCTTCGACATGGCGATCCGCATTGGCACGTTGCCGGATTCCACGCTGATCGCGCAGAAGCTCGTCGACATCAGAATGGTCGCGTGTTGCAGTCCCGGCTATCTGCGCCGGCGTGGCACACCGAAGGCACCGGCGGATCTGGCTCGCCACGCGTGTCTGCTGTATGGTCACGGCGGGGCGGTCAGCTGGGAATTCGTGGTGGACGGCGTGGTGAAGAACGTCGAAGTCAACGGGCCGCTTCGGGCCAACAATGGCGAACTGATCCGGGACGCCGCGGTGGCCGGTCTCGGTATCGTTCGGCTTCCTGATTTTATTGTCGAGAACGCGCTGAAGGCGGGGCAGCTCGTTCCTGTGCTCGAAGCGTTTCTGCCACCGGCTGTGAGCGTGTACGCGGTTTATCCGCAGCACCGGCAAACTTCGCTGACGATCCGCGCGTTCGTGGAGTTCTTGCGCGAGCAATTGCCAAAGAAGTGGATCGCCTGA
- the treA gene encoding alpha,alpha-trehalase TreA encodes MTLDLHADWPRCSPEFAAHAPLRTCARAVALAAVLATAVWHASPAGAASPSGPAAPAVPASAAVAAATRATSGVTRAALHVEAPAQSSPVVAVPPSEQYPVLYRDVELAHLYPDSKTFADMVPLSAPAQIAAAYDAAKQQPNFSLADFVKHNFTLPARASKAYVSDPNQNVVDHIDTLWNVLRRDPDATASPWSSLLPLPYPYIVPGDRFDEIYYWDSFFIMLGLEESGQHALVVDELKNFATLIDRYGHIPNGNRTYYLSRSQPPFFAQMVRLVADRDGDAVYAQYLPELEREYAYWMNGSEGLPAGNANRHVVRLQDGTLLNRYWDERAAPRDESYREDVLTAQQMPQRDSADLWRNLRAGGETGWDFSSRWFADGKTLATVDVTSLVPVDLNSLLVDLERTLAKGYRLRGDVTHAENMEQRANTRADAIRRLLWDPQMQAFGDYDFVNHKLTHRLSAATVYPLYAGVASRQQAKTVAATVRRELLRPGGLATTQVNSGQQWDEPNGWAPLQYLAVMGLRRYSEPALAQTIATRWIKTNVSYYQHTGKLVEKYDVDATTSGVSAGGGEYPLQDGFGWTNGVLRALLLLYPQTVQATRPSDIPEGPAGVSAAAASAAVAPKNSHRLHESTRVNP; translated from the coding sequence ATGACCCTCGACCTTCATGCCGATTGGCCACGCTGTTCCCCTGAATTCGCCGCGCACGCACCATTGCGCACCTGCGCACGCGCCGTCGCGTTGGCCGCCGTGCTGGCCACGGCCGTGTGGCATGCGTCGCCGGCGGGTGCCGCTTCGCCGTCGGGCCCAGCTGCCCCGGCTGTCCCAGCCTCCGCCGCAGTCGCAGCCGCCACGCGCGCGACCAGCGGCGTGACCCGCGCCGCGCTGCATGTCGAAGCGCCCGCGCAAAGCTCGCCGGTGGTCGCGGTGCCGCCGTCCGAGCAATATCCCGTGCTCTATCGCGACGTGGAACTCGCGCATTTGTACCCGGACAGCAAGACCTTCGCGGACATGGTCCCGCTGTCGGCGCCCGCGCAGATCGCCGCGGCCTACGATGCCGCGAAACAGCAACCCAACTTCAGCCTCGCCGATTTCGTGAAGCACAACTTCACGTTGCCGGCGCGCGCATCGAAGGCGTATGTGTCGGATCCGAATCAGAACGTGGTCGACCATATCGACACGTTGTGGAATGTTCTGCGGCGCGATCCCGATGCAACGGCGAGCCCGTGGTCGTCGCTGCTGCCGCTGCCGTATCCGTACATCGTGCCGGGCGACCGCTTCGACGAGATCTATTACTGGGACTCGTTTTTCATCATGCTCGGCCTCGAAGAAAGCGGGCAGCATGCGCTCGTCGTCGATGAACTGAAAAACTTCGCGACCCTGATCGACCGCTACGGTCATATTCCGAACGGCAACCGCACCTACTATCTGAGCCGCTCGCAGCCACCGTTTTTTGCGCAGATGGTGCGGCTCGTCGCCGACAGGGACGGCGACGCCGTCTATGCGCAATACCTGCCCGAACTGGAACGCGAGTACGCATACTGGATGAACGGCAGCGAAGGACTGCCGGCGGGCAACGCGAACCGGCATGTCGTGCGCCTGCAGGACGGCACGTTGCTCAACCGCTACTGGGACGAACGCGCAGCGCCACGCGACGAGTCATACCGCGAGGACGTACTTACCGCGCAGCAGATGCCGCAACGCGACTCCGCGGATTTGTGGCGCAACCTGCGCGCGGGCGGCGAGACCGGCTGGGACTTCAGCTCGCGCTGGTTCGCGGACGGCAAGACACTCGCCACCGTGGATGTCACGTCGCTCGTCCCGGTGGATCTGAACAGCTTGCTGGTCGATCTCGAACGCACGCTTGCGAAGGGCTATCGTCTGCGTGGCGACGTGACGCACGCCGAGAACATGGAGCAGCGTGCCAACACGCGTGCCGACGCGATCCGCCGCCTGCTATGGGACCCGCAGATGCAGGCGTTCGGCGACTACGACTTCGTGAACCACAAGCTGACGCACCGGCTCAGCGCCGCGACGGTATATCCGCTATACGCCGGTGTGGCCAGCCGGCAGCAGGCGAAGACCGTGGCGGCCACCGTGCGGCGCGAATTGCTGCGGCCCGGCGGCCTCGCCACCACGCAGGTGAACAGCGGCCAGCAATGGGACGAGCCGAACGGCTGGGCGCCGCTGCAATACCTCGCGGTCATGGGCTTGCGTCGGTACAGCGAGCCCGCGCTTGCGCAAACCATTGCGACACGCTGGATAAAAACCAACGTGTCGTACTACCAGCACACGGGCAAACTCGTCGAAAAATACGATGTGGACGCAACCACATCCGGCGTCTCGGCAGGCGGCGGCGAATACCCGCTTCAGGATGGCTTTGGCTGGACCAACGGGGTGCTGCGCGCACTGCTCCTGCTTTATCCGCAGACCGTGCAAGCCACGCGGCCGAGCGACATTCCCGAAGGTCCGGCAGGTGTGTCGGCGGCGGCAGCGTCCGCCGCCGTTGCGCCGAAGAATAGCCACCGTCTGCACGAAAGCACGCGCGTCAATCCGTAA
- the katE gene encoding catalase HPII, which translates to MAGKTNTKPAAANAQAKAKADVPANDLKSKDLQQFRVSPEGQALRTNQGVKISDNQNTLRAGPRGPSLLEDFIMREKITHFDHERIPERIVHARGSAAHGVFQVYESMSEYTKAAFLQDPSVQTPVYVRFSTVQGPRGSADTVRDVRGFAVKFYTQEGNYDLVGNNMPVFFIQDAIKFPDFVHAVKPEAPNEMPTGGSAHDTFWDFVSLVPESAHMVLWTMSDRAIPRSLRTMEGFGIHTFRFVNAKGEGRFVKFHWRPVLGSYSLLWDEAQKLAGKDPDFHRRDLWEAIERGDYPEFELGVQIIEEKDEHSFDFDLLDPTKLIPEELVPVKIIGKMTLNRNPDNFFAETEQVAFHPGHIVPGIDFSNDPLLQGRLFSYTDTQISRLGGPNFHEIPINRPVVPFVNNQRDAMHRQAINVGQASYEPNSVSGGWPKETEPAASDGGFETYQERVDGTKIRVRSESFGDHFSQAALFYNSMSQPEKDHIAAAYQFELGKVTRPEIRARVVNEILANFDADLAAQVAEGLGLPAPKKGTVKLSGPKDSPALSLLNRVKPGIKTRKIALLAAPGSDGASIRKLQQALQGEGAAPMLIAPTLAAIDGLAPDATIAGLPSIMFDAVIVVGGDAGAKMLAQSGDARHFVLEAFKHLKAIAAIGAGRDVVAAAHLPHDADGVVTGDDKQVADVLKKFVEVAGQHRVWSRAAQAESVPA; encoded by the coding sequence ATGGCAGGTAAGACGAACACGAAGCCGGCAGCAGCCAACGCCCAGGCGAAGGCGAAAGCAGACGTGCCGGCGAATGATCTGAAATCGAAGGACCTCCAGCAGTTTCGCGTCAGCCCTGAAGGACAGGCATTGAGAACCAATCAGGGCGTCAAGATCTCCGACAACCAGAACACGCTGCGAGCAGGTCCGCGCGGCCCGTCGCTGCTTGAAGACTTCATCATGCGTGAGAAGATCACGCACTTCGACCATGAGCGCATTCCCGAGCGCATCGTGCATGCGCGCGGCTCGGCGGCGCATGGCGTGTTTCAGGTGTACGAGTCGATGAGCGAGTATACGAAGGCGGCATTCCTGCAGGACCCGTCGGTACAAACGCCGGTGTACGTGCGCTTTTCGACCGTGCAGGGTCCGCGTGGATCGGCCGATACGGTTCGCGACGTACGTGGTTTCGCGGTGAAGTTCTACACCCAGGAAGGTAATTACGATCTGGTCGGCAACAACATGCCGGTGTTCTTCATTCAGGACGCAATCAAGTTTCCCGACTTCGTGCATGCGGTGAAGCCCGAAGCGCCGAATGAAATGCCAACGGGCGGCTCGGCACACGACACGTTCTGGGATTTCGTATCGCTCGTGCCTGAATCCGCGCATATGGTGCTCTGGACCATGTCGGACCGCGCGATTCCGCGCAGTCTTCGCACAATGGAAGGCTTCGGCATTCACACGTTCCGCTTCGTCAACGCGAAAGGCGAAGGACGTTTCGTCAAATTCCACTGGCGTCCGGTGCTGGGATCGTACTCGCTGCTGTGGGACGAAGCGCAGAAGCTGGCCGGCAAGGACCCGGACTTTCACCGACGCGATCTGTGGGAAGCGATCGAGCGCGGCGATTACCCGGAGTTCGAGCTGGGGGTGCAGATCATCGAAGAAAAAGACGAACACAGCTTCGATTTCGATCTGCTCGATCCGACCAAGCTGATCCCCGAAGAACTGGTGCCCGTGAAAATCATCGGCAAGATGACGCTCAATCGCAATCCGGATAACTTCTTTGCCGAGACCGAGCAGGTCGCGTTTCACCCGGGGCATATCGTGCCGGGTATCGACTTCTCGAACGACCCGCTGTTGCAGGGTCGCCTGTTCTCGTACACGGATACGCAGATCAGCCGCCTGGGTGGCCCGAACTTCCACGAGATTCCGATCAACCGGCCCGTCGTGCCGTTCGTCAACAATCAGCGCGATGCGATGCACCGCCAGGCCATCAACGTCGGACAGGCATCATACGAACCGAACTCCGTGAGCGGCGGCTGGCCGAAAGAGACCGAACCGGCTGCGTCGGACGGCGGCTTCGAAACCTATCAGGAGCGTGTGGACGGCACCAAGATTCGCGTGCGCAGCGAATCGTTCGGCGATCATTTCTCGCAGGCCGCGCTGTTCTATAACAGCATGTCGCAACCGGAAAAGGACCACATTGCCGCGGCCTACCAGTTCGAACTCGGCAAGGTGACGCGGCCCGAGATCCGCGCGCGCGTGGTCAACGAAATCCTTGCCAACTTCGACGCGGACCTCGCCGCGCAGGTTGCCGAAGGGCTGGGCTTGCCCGCGCCGAAGAAAGGCACGGTCAAGCTGTCCGGTCCCAAGGATTCACCGGCACTGAGCCTGCTCAATCGTGTCAAGCCCGGCATCAAGACCCGCAAGATCGCATTGCTCGCTGCGCCCGGTTCCGATGGCGCTTCGATCAGGAAACTGCAGCAGGCGTTGCAAGGCGAGGGCGCGGCGCCCATGCTGATCGCGCCGACGCTGGCCGCGATCGACGGCCTCGCACCGGATGCGACGATTGCCGGCTTGCCGTCGATCATGTTCGACGCGGTGATCGTGGTGGGCGGCGACGCCGGTGCGAAGATGCTCGCGCAATCGGGCGACGCGCGCCACTTCGTGCTGGAGGCGTTCAAGCATCTGAAGGCCATTGCGGCGATCGGCGCGGGGCGAGACGTGGTTGCCGCCGCGCACTTGCCGCATGATGCCGACGGCGTGGTCACCGGCGACGACAAGCAGGTCGCCGACGTGCTGAAGAAATTCGTCGAAGTGGCCGGGCAGCATCGCGTGTGGTCGCGTGCCGCGCAGGCCGAATCGGTGCCGGCTTAA
- the ahpF gene encoding alkyl hydroperoxide reductase subunit F — protein MLDANLKTQLKTYLEKVSRPIEIVASLDDSAKSQELLALLNDIATLSARVSVIERRDDEERKPSFSIGEPGKDIGIRFAGIPMGHEFTSLVLALLQVGGHPVKLDDAVIEQIRSLDGDYQFETYFSLTCQNCPEVVQALNVMALINPRIRHTAIDGALFQNEVEARQIMAVPTMFMNGEVFGQGRSGVKEILAKLDTNAGARAAKALEKKPVFDTLIVGGGPAGAAAAIYSARKGIATGVVAERFGGQVLDTLAIENFVSVTETEGPKFATALEQHVKTYEVDIMDVQRAEALIPGRINEVRLANGAVLKAKTIILATGARWREINVPGEREYRNHGVAYCPHCDGPLFKGKRVAVIGGGNSGVEAAIDLAGIVSQVTLFEFGATLRADEVLQRKLRSLPNVTVITEAQTTEITGDGKKVNGLVYKDLRSGEVKKVELEGVFVQIGLVPNTEWLKGTVELSKHGEIVVDARGATSVPGVFAAGDVTTVPFKQIVIAVGEGAKASLSAFDHLIRHGEEVEVVSEVEAEAAV, from the coding sequence ATGCTTGACGCCAATCTCAAGACCCAGTTGAAAACGTACCTCGAAAAGGTTAGCAGGCCTATCGAGATCGTCGCGTCGCTCGACGACAGCGCGAAATCGCAGGAGCTGCTGGCATTGCTGAACGATATCGCGACGTTGTCGGCCCGCGTGTCGGTGATCGAGCGTCGGGATGACGAAGAGCGCAAGCCGTCGTTCTCGATCGGCGAGCCGGGCAAGGACATCGGCATCCGTTTCGCCGGTATTCCGATGGGTCACGAATTCACGTCGCTGGTCCTTGCGCTGCTGCAGGTCGGCGGCCATCCGGTCAAACTCGACGACGCGGTGATCGAACAGATCCGCAGTCTCGACGGCGACTATCAATTCGAAACGTATTTTTCGCTGACCTGCCAGAACTGCCCCGAAGTCGTGCAGGCGTTGAACGTGATGGCGCTGATCAACCCGCGCATCCGCCACACGGCTATCGACGGCGCGCTGTTCCAGAACGAAGTCGAAGCGCGCCAGATCATGGCTGTGCCGACCATGTTCATGAACGGCGAAGTGTTTGGTCAGGGCCGCAGCGGCGTGAAGGAAATCCTCGCCAAGCTCGACACCAACGCCGGAGCGCGGGCGGCGAAGGCGCTGGAAAAGAAGCCGGTGTTCGACACGCTGATCGTCGGCGGCGGCCCGGCGGGCGCGGCGGCTGCAATCTACTCGGCGCGCAAGGGTATCGCGACGGGAGTTGTTGCCGAGCGTTTCGGCGGCCAGGTGCTCGATACGCTGGCAATCGAAAACTTCGTCTCCGTCACGGAGACCGAGGGGCCGAAGTTCGCTACAGCGCTCGAACAGCACGTGAAAACGTATGAAGTCGACATCATGGACGTGCAGCGCGCCGAAGCGCTGATTCCGGGCCGCATCAACGAAGTGCGTCTGGCCAACGGCGCAGTGCTGAAAGCGAAGACGATCATTCTGGCCACGGGTGCGCGCTGGCGCGAAATCAACGTGCCGGGCGAGCGCGAGTACCGCAATCACGGCGTGGCGTATTGCCCGCATTGCGACGGTCCGCTCTTCAAGGGCAAGCGTGTGGCCGTGATTGGCGGCGGCAATTCGGGCGTCGAAGCGGCGATCGATCTGGCAGGTATCGTGAGCCAGGTCACGCTGTTCGAATTCGGCGCGACGCTGCGAGCCGACGAAGTGCTGCAACGCAAGCTGCGCAGTCTGCCGAACGTCACGGTCATTACCGAGGCGCAAACTACCGAGATCACCGGCGACGGCAAGAAGGTCAACGGACTCGTGTACAAGGATCTGCGTTCAGGCGAGGTGAAGAAGGTTGAGCTGGAAGGCGTGTTCGTGCAGATTGGCCTCGTGCCGAACACCGAATGGCTCAAGGGCACGGTGGAGTTGTCGAAGCACGGCGAGATCGTGGTCGACGCGCGCGGCGCGACGTCGGTGCCGGGCGTGTTCGCGGCCGGCGACGTCACCACGGTTCCGTTCAAGCAGATCGTGATTGCAGTAGGCGAAGGCGCAAAGGCGTCGCTCTCCGCGTTCGATCACCTGATCCGTCATGGCGAAGAGGTCGAAGTGGTCAGTGAAGTCGAAGCAGAAGCAGCAGTCTGA
- a CDS encoding pirin family protein, whose amino-acid sequence MLEIRHANQRGRAEHGWLSSRHTFSFAHYHDPKQNGFSDLLVINDDRVAPAQGFGKHPHRDMEIFSYVLEGALEHKDSMGTGSVIVPGDIQLMSAGTGVAHSEYNHSKSEPVHFLQIWIAPAHMGTTPRYQQRHFGDEQKRGKLRLVLSPDGADDSLVVQQDTRVYAGLFNGDETARVELAGNRYAYVHVARGSVTVNGVELGEGDGARVRGEEALTFAQGHDAEVLVFDLRDNEVSELWK is encoded by the coding sequence ATGCTCGAAATCAGACATGCCAACCAACGCGGCCGCGCAGAGCATGGCTGGCTCAGCTCGCGTCATACGTTTTCGTTTGCGCATTATCACGATCCGAAGCAGAACGGCTTCTCTGACCTGCTCGTGATCAACGACGACCGTGTCGCGCCGGCACAAGGCTTCGGCAAGCATCCGCACCGCGATATGGAAATCTTTTCGTACGTGCTGGAGGGCGCGCTCGAACACAAGGACTCAATGGGCACCGGTTCGGTGATCGTCCCGGGCGACATCCAGTTGATGAGCGCGGGCACCGGCGTGGCGCACAGCGAATACAACCATTCAAAGAGCGAGCCCGTGCACTTCCTGCAGATCTGGATCGCACCGGCACACATGGGCACGACGCCGCGTTATCAGCAACGCCATTTCGGTGACGAACAGAAGCGCGGCAAGCTGCGCCTCGTGCTGTCACCGGATGGCGCGGACGATTCGCTCGTCGTGCAACAGGACACGCGTGTGTACGCTGGCCTCTTCAACGGCGACGAAACCGCGCGCGTCGAACTCGCCGGCAATCGCTACGCTTACGTCCATGTGGCGCGCGGCAGCGTGACGGTGAACGGCGTGGAACTCGGCGAAGGTGATGGCGCGCGAGTGCGCGGTGAAGAAGCGTTGACTTTCGCACAAGGCCATGACGCGGAAGTGCTGGTATTCGATCTGCGCGACAACGAAGTGTCCGAGTTGTGGAAGTAA